GCTTGGGCCGCCATCGAATCGATTCGGCGCTCTTCTACTACATTCCATGCCCCGCAGGCGGAGAGGCCGAGTACGGCGCGGACGGTGACTATATTGACGACAGTTGGGTTCCCCGTGAATGGCCAGTACCACTGTTTGCGTTCGCCCACTATGTTCACAATCTTCCGGCTTGGTTGCAAGAATCGCCAGCGTGGGAATTCAAGTATCTCGAAGATGGAAAGTTGAAGGACGACTAACGTTTCACCGCCATTCAATTTTTCACACGAAGGCAAAAAAGAGGACCGGAGGATCAACATGCCCACTATTAAGAAGGCACTCATTGTAGGTGCCGGGATTGGCGGCCTAACTGCTGCGATCGCACTACGGCGCAAGGGAATCGAAGTTGAGATGGTAGAGCTGAACCCAGAGTGGTCTGTTTACGGGGTAGGTATTATTCAACCCAACAATATGCTTCGCGCACTGGATCGTATTGGACTTGCACAGGAATGCGTAAAGGTGGGTGCCGGTTTCGCGGGATGGCGTATCCATGACAAGGACGGCAATCACCTAATGGACGCGAGGTCGACGAGCGCAGCGGCGCCGCTCTTCCCTGAGAACAATGGCATCACCCGGCCACGCCTTCACAAAATTCTCTCGGATAGTGCGTTGGCGACTGGCGCCACAGTCACCCTTGGAACTACCGTCGATGCGATTCATGAAGATGAGGATGGGGTCCACGTGACGTTCCCTGACGGAACCTCCCGAAACTATGACTTGGTAATCGGTGCAGATGGCATCTATTCTCGAGTTCGCGGAATGGTCTTTGGCGAGAAGTATCAGCCGACGTTCATCGGACAAGCTGTTTGGCGCTACAACCTCCCTCGAGTATCGGATGTTGCTTGGGGCGAATTGTTCTTTGGCCCAGACAGTAAAGTCGGCTTGGTCCCAATGTCCGACCGCGAGATGTATATGCTTCTGGTGACTGCGGAGCCCGGTAATCCTTGGATGGAAAAGGAACTACTGGCAGACAAGATGCGGCAGCGATTAGCCGAATATACAGGCCTAATCGCCAACCTTCGAGAACTCATCACAGATCCTGCCGGCGTTGTTTACAAGCCGATGGAAACCATCCTAATGCCTGCGCCGTGGAACAAGGGGCGCGTCCTTCTG
The sequence above is drawn from the Cupriavidus sp. D39 genome and encodes:
- a CDS encoding FAD-dependent oxidoreductase — translated: MPTIKKALIVGAGIGGLTAAIALRRKGIEVEMVELNPEWSVYGVGIIQPNNMLRALDRIGLAQECVKVGAGFAGWRIHDKDGNHLMDARSTSAAAPLFPENNGITRPRLHKILSDSALATGATVTLGTTVDAIHEDEDGVHVTFPDGTSRNYDLVIGADGIYSRVRGMVFGEKYQPTFIGQAVWRYNLPRVSDVAWGELFFGPDSKVGLVPMSDREMYMLLVTAEPGNPWMEKELLADKMRQRLAEYTGLIANLRELITDPAGVVYKPMETILMPAPWNKGRVLLIGDAAHAATPHLAQGAAMAIEDAVLLGDLLANDTPLQDALSDFMRRRFSRARFVYESCNQISAWEQEEWRGEENPNAKPGELLHSAILELMNEY